The genomic stretch aaaaaaaaagtttgtaagcCCATCTAGACCTGGTTCAACACTACCAGGTTTCCATGGCAACCTGTCACATTGTTGGAAGACTTGGGACCAAGAGGGACTCACAGAGTCACAGGTCACACCGATAATGACCAATTCTCACCTGAAACGAATTTCTTGACTTCTTTGTTACAGAAGGTAATTTTGTCCACATGCCATTGCCAGCAGCAGTCAGCGGATATTCTAACTTCCAAGGATATTTAAGTAATTTCACTATATGTAACACGCCAGTTTGGACTGTCAAATGACTCAATATGCTTCCAATCCCTGTGACCTGTGGGCCCTCGACAAAAAatgatcagaaaaaaaaaaaaacccatgtgGCCATGTGAAACTCATATTTACTACttgtgaaaaaaaagaaagattgtaAGCCCATCTAGACCTGGATCAACACTACCAGGTTTCCATGGCAACTTGTCACATTGTTGGAAGAATTGGGACCAAGAGGGACTTACAGAGTCACAGGTCACACCGATAATGACCAATTCTCACCTGAAACGAATTTCTTGATCTCTTTGTTACATAAGGTAATTTTGTCCACATGCCATTGCCAGCAGCAGTCAGCGGATATTCTAACTTCCAAGGATATTTAAGTAATTTCACTATATGTAACACGCCAGTTTGGACTGTCAAATGACTCAATATGCTTCCAATCCCTGTGACCTGTGGGCCCTCGACAAAAAatgatcagaaaaaaaaaaaaaaaaaaaaaaacccatgtgGCCATGTGAAACTCATATTTACtacttatgaaaaaaaaaaaaaaaagattgtaagCCCATCTAGACCTGGTTCAACACTACCAGGTTTCCATGGCAATCTGTCACATTGTTAGAAGACTTGGGACCAAAAGGGACTTACAGAGTCACAGATCACACCGATAATGACCAATTCTCACCTGAAACGAATTTCTTGACCTCTTTGTTACAGAAGGTAATTTTGTCCACATGCCATTGCCAGTAGCGGTCGGCAGATATTCTAACTTTTAAGGATATTTAAGTAATTTCACTATATGTCACACGCCAGTTTGGACTGTCAAATGACTCAATATGCTTCCAATCCCTGTCATTCATTATCTGTAATgttgtcttaaaaaaaaataatactttctCGTACATTGATTCCGTGATTACGGACAACTATAGAGTTTGATTAAGAGATAAAGATCattctttttaaatatttcttttttggtcCGTTAAAGtaggggagaagaaaaaaaagataaaagaaaccaaaacccaaagcgCTTTCCAAAGCTCCTTTGAAGAGCTCTTCTGACCTGTAAAtctggaaattaaaaaaaaaatatataaatctgGAATTTAAGCCAAATCAGTATGCGCAAGTGATGACAGAAGTGCCTTTAAATGGGCCCTGATCCAATGGGCTTTATTTCAAAGGTGGGCCCATCTGAATACTGGTGCCCAATGATACATATTAATCTGAATGATGAAATTGATTGCTTATTAAGATATTATTATAATCATTAATAAGTTATAGGTTTAAGTCACTCAAACccattcatttatgattttgttGTTTTACCCTACAAATGCAAAAGATCCCATAAATATATAAGTTTGTCTTCAATTATGAagagccaaaaagaaaaagcatgAAATGGTAGTTTATTTAATTCTCCTTTGTTCTCTAGATACACACAACCATGGTGATTTGAATTGGGTAATTGCTAGTGATCCTATCTTAGGACCAGTGTGATCAAACACCATAACAAAAGTATAAAACATGATTTCAaaatttggattggaattagtTGAATTGAAGTCAACTCAAAAACGAATGGGTTTGATGGGTTTGATTATGATTAAATTCGATTCTACGCATCTTGAGTCCAATCGAGTTAGGCTGAGTTAATAATGAGTTTGGACAATTCCAACTAACTCTTGTATGACTCAAATCAAGATTAATGGAGACCAATCTCATACCCGGTTTAGAGTTTTAAAACATTCATATAAACAGTTTTATGAAAGTACCCTAGTGACATGAGAGCTGAGAGAGATAGATATCCTTGAGGGTAATTCGAACGCTTAATCTTATATAAAGAGTTTATTCAATTTTTGTGGTGTGTTGCTCTAGATCACGATATCACATCTCTAATAGCCTAATGTATCATCTGTATAACTTTTCTCCAAGTTACCATAGTATCTCAGAGatgcttttttcctttcttatgaAATTGACCAATCATgtctatccatttttttttttttttttaccaataagAGGGGATGTGATATTTATGCTTTCCttaaggctccatttgtttaGAGGAGAGTTTGTGGTGAAAATGTCTGACTACTAGGTCCCACATGTTGGTGGGGTTAAAGGCAAAGAAAGTAAAGATGGAGGAAAGTTGGACTTTCTCACCTCAACCTTGCTTGGTTAGCACATAggtgtgggagagagagaacagaagaatgaagaaaaagagtCATTAATTACAATGACTTCCCACCCCtcaaagtcccaccaatttaGCAGTACTTTATAAGATGATGGAGTGAAAGCCACATCAACAGACAGAAAAATTCATCTCCGAATGTTGCCTAGAGTATTTCCCATCCCACTATATCTAAACACATGACTTTAccatatttttggaaaaataagtACAACTCTCCCCCACCCCTTAAATCCCACCCAATCAAAATCCCCATAAACAAAAGGGCCCTAATGAATCATTaagttttaggttttagtttgtttttttCCAAAGCATCAGTTGAGCACCTCAAAAAGGCCAAACAAAATGGGACCAGGCCCAACCAGAATATTATTGCAAAATTTGATGGGCCAAAATAATGGTCTCATAAATAAAAGGCCCATTATTACATGCTAACGTTAATAAAACTGACGGCAGCCTCGCATGTAATTCGTTAGATTTTAGCCCTCGCGTCCGTCATCTTTGaccatttttttaatagataagTGCATCATCTTAACTAATTTTATTAAAGAGTATTTGAAATCCTTAAatctttcattttgtttttttggtaaaaaatcttaaattcgcTCGTAGTTTCATTTTAAAAaaccttaaatctctctctttctctctctaaaattataaaattcttCAGTTTCTTCTGATGAGTTGCTTGTTGGCTTGCGTTGAGTAGAAAAGTGGAAGAGCAACTGTGGGAAGCTGAAGCCACCACTTTCTGCAACTCTgcaactttcttttttcttttttagactTTGTTTAATCAATTCTAAGACTTTAGGTTTCagccttttttccttttactctTTCTCAGCAAAGGTAGGGTTTGAAGTTCTCGATTGGTTGTTGTTTTTCTGAACTAAATCTATCTGAAATTCGAATATGGTCTTTGCATTTATGTCTCTGTTCTTTGGTTAGTGGAACCGTGGAAACTTAACCGCAAAGTATGGCGTAGTCTTTGTTAAATTGGAGGAATCTTGGGTTTGTAAAGTCAGTGGAGCCCTTCTCTGGATAATGGCCTTGTTTGAAGACGAGGTTTACTGAGAGGTGAAGGCTACAGAGTTCATTAGGTTTGTGCTTTCCTCTGCTAATTCCTTTAATTTGATGCGGTTTGATTTGAACTTCAAAAGTTGTCCCgttcttttttttccactttttctgttttgattttcttcgtTAAGTTTCTCTTGCTTTAACCCTGAGTTTTCAGAgcttgatttcatttttttgtagCATAAGTAGCTTCACTAGCATTGGTttatcttcttctaattctgcTTCTTTAGCTTTTAGGCTTGAGAGGTTTCGATAATATCGGGAACTTTTGATGCGGAAGTAATTTGACAGGAAAAGTTGAGTTCTCGAAGTGTGAGTAGGTAGAGATTGGCTATGGGTTACTTGAATTGGCAGATCTATGCTCGCGTCTTCTttggttttgtggtgattttGACTTCCTCGTTTACACGCGGATACACTGACCCTCGAGACGGTAAGGATGAATTTTCCTTCGAGTAGATCTACAGATTCTAGAAAATAGTTTTTAGTTCACTTATTTCCTGACTGGTCTCGTGGAATTTGTAAAGGTGTGCTCTgtacggttttttttttttttttttttttttgggtaatacaAATTTTCTAGGAattatgagttcctagaacTGAAgaatgctttatttatttatttaaattttgcaGTTTCTGCGATCAATAGCTTGTATGCTTCGCTGGGCTACCCTGTCCTTCCTGGATGGATTCCAAATGGAGGGGACCCGTGTACGGAGTCATGGCAAGGTGTCCTATGTGTGAATGCAAACATAACCAAAATGTATGGTACTTTGGTGATCCTAATCAAGCCCATTTCTAGTGATTGATGTTCTGATTTCGttcctttttttaaatttggtattcctaacagatttttgtttttgcagAACCGTGAATGCGGCAAATTTGGGAGGGGTATTGGGTGATAACTTGGGGTCTTTTGCTTCTATTATAACAATGTGAGTGTTATCAGTGCAATGATGCGCTTTTTGGCCACCGTGCACACTTTTTCATGTTACTCTGCATCTGATAATATTATGCCAAAGCATAATTTACCCAGTCGTCTTTCCCAAGTTCTACATCCACATGCTGCAGCATTTTGATGTGCGGGACTGACCTAGGAGATCTCTTATCACCAGGAAACTGGCCATATTGGATGGATTGGGTAATCCTTACGGCCTTTGGGTTGAGTCCTGTTGGCAACTCAAGTAGTGGCCTACTTTCTCCTCATTGGATGGTTCTCTACCCAATCCCTATGTGGAAGGCAAATTGAGGACTCATGCACTGCCATTTGAACATTCATCTAGCTTATCTTTCTTTAAGTAACAATGCGAGCTTAAGATTTATGTTTATGGATGTGGTCATTGATGTCCTGTGTTCCTTTTGTTTCCTGAAGCAGAGATTTAAGCAACAACCATATTGGAGGGAGCATTCCATCGAATTTACCCATTACCATGCAGGAAttgtatgttttgaatcttaacAATTCTCTTGTATTTATCAAATGATTTTGAGGCCTACTTTTAGCTTGGGTCTGTAATATATCCATACGATTGTTGGTGCCTTATATGAAACATGAAGTTTTACATAATATTTTTCTTCACTTGGGGCAGTTTTCTCTCAGCTAACAATTTATCGGGAAGTATCCCAGCTTCTTTGGCCACACTTACTCAATTGTCAGCCATGTAAGTttaagcttcttcttctttccccccccccccccccccccaaaaaaagggggtctttccccccccccccccacccacaaaaaaaggggaggggggaggtgttttttaatgttattaaaatttctttcaaactaataattatttttttgctatttgCCGTAGGTCACTcaacaatcccccccccccccccacccacaaaaaaaggggaggggggaggtgttttttaatgttattaaaatttctttcaaactaataattatttttttgctatttgCCGTAGGTCACTCAACAATAATCAATTAACTGGAGAATTACCAGATGCTTTTCAAAGTCTTACAGGATTGGTTAATCTGTAAggtttcctcttttattttgaCATACTTTGCCTCTAACATGTGCCCTTTTGACTGTTGGTTTTGcaatcatttacttttctgcagGGATCTTTCCGCTAACAATTTAAGTGGGAAATTGCCCCCTTCAATGGGAGGCTTGTCTTCTCTAACCACCTTGTGAGTAATCTGTTTTTGTAAATTTTCTTGCTATTCCTATGCTTTCTCTATttcaatcaatttgaaattttggcTGTCAGTCACTTGCAGAATAATCAGCTTTCTGGGACCCTCGATGTTCTTCAAGATCTCCCCCTTAGAGATTTGTAATATTCTTGACTTCTTGGTGATTTTAATGTTGAATTagaatttcttatttttgtAAGCTAGCTTTATTATTTGAGGCATCACTTTGAATTCAGAATGTGTTATGTAATATGTGAGATTCAGTTATCTGTGATTTGAAAGTCACTTTGTTTGCTTGACAGGAATATAGAGAATAATCTTTTCTCTGGACCTATACCTGAAAAGCTGCTGAGTATTCCAAATTTCAAGTGAGAGCCACATAGCAAACATTCGTTTATTTTATCATTGAATGTGTCTCTCTCTATATGGATGCATGGATGCATTTTTTATTCATACCATTATGAGTTTTTTGTATTGAACACGATGACCCTAAGGAACAGTTAGATTCATAATTTCATACGCGATTGTGTTTTCACATAATATGAGCAGCCAGAGGCTATATTATTTTGTAAACTGGTTGGTGaatggatttgatttttaactGGTGGATTAACATTTGCAGGACCTAAGGGTTGCTTAAGTATGCATAATCAGACAAATTCACCCTTCCTAATGTGTATGCATGTGGTAAAGACAAGGGAACCTTACAGATTTCTTCGGACAGAAGAAGATTATGGGAAAACTGTTTGCAATGAAAAATACAAGCAtctcttggttttttttttattccaacaACGATATTATCTAGTCTGATAGTGTCTCCTACCTTATGCACCAACATGTGTCTCACCCCGAAAAGAGGACTAAAACACCATGCTGAGCGTATACTACAGTGGAAATTTTTATATACTGAcaactaattagttataatattgAAGCAGATGtacttataaaagaaaaaaaaaatgtgacaaaCAATTACATCCTATTTGTTATGTCTGTGCATGTAAAAGGAGAGTGTTAGAAATAAGGACAAAGGTAGTCAAGCCATTTATCTTGTAATTGCATCAACAGACATCCGGTACAGGTTTCTAAGGTAGTTATGTGGAGCATGTGAATGTTTTATGTAGTTATGTTTAAAACTGGAGCTTTTACATTTGTCTATTCTTTGGTATGCAGATCTgcagttttcttttttgaaaatttcatatgCATAAACTTAATAATGTCGAGAAATTTACTGTTGGTTCAGTTTGTGGATTAACACTTTCTTGCTTATGACCTTCTAGTAACTGTTGAATTAACTTGCAGGAGGGATGGCAATCCATTCAACACTAGCATAGCTCCGTCGTCCCAACCCTTGCCTCCATCTCAAGCGCCTCTTCCTTCTGGAGCACCATCTTCTGAAGTGCCACCGGGGAAGCAGGCGAATAGACCACCTTCAACGGAAGAATCGAGCCCAGCATCAAGCCCagcaagaaaaaataatttttttaccaCTAAAAGGCTGGTCTGGATTTCAATTGCAGGGGTGTTAGTATTTATTGTGTTTGTATTAGGATGTGTTTTTTTCATGGGAAGTTGTCAccgaaaaagggaagagaatgACGTATTTGCCATGAGGCATGAAGTTGGTGCTTATAAAGGCCCCAAAGAGAGGCCTAGAGACAATGGATCCATGGCTCAACCAAATAATCAAATAGATCAAGGTAAACCTTATATATATCACCTTCAGTTTGTTGAagtcttcctttttttcccccttatgtCCATTAGTTCTGTTTCAAACTCCATAACTCCATTAATGGTTTAGTTTTGCGACCAGTTTCAAATGAAGCTTTTGTGAGGCCAAAGGATGAGCATGAAATAGCTATTGGAAGAGTGGCTGCTGTTCCAAAACGAAACTACTCGGAGGAGACAGATACTAAAAGAATAGGTAAGATTCCGAAGCAAAAGGAGGATCGTGATATTGATATGTTTCTaatgccaccaccaccaccccctccacctcctccaccaccaccccctcctcctcctcctcctcctcctcctcctgttGAGAATGTCATTGTGAAACCAATATCTCCCCCTAACACTATGAAAGGGAGCAGTCCCTCTAAAAATCTGAATCTTCCCACTTCTGTGAGGTCTTTCACCATTGCATCACTTCAGCAATATACAAACAGCTTTTCTCAAGAAAATCGTATTGGAGGGGGCATGCTGGGAAATGTTTATCGGGCAGAACTTCCTGATGGGAAGGTAAGATTCTTGTGGTTTTGATATGAATTTGGTTAAGTAGGATTATTATTTGTTCAGTTTGATTGAATGTGACCTTTTCTTGATGTTCTTCATCTTGAAGGCTCTTGTGATTTTTGTGTGTTAAGTTTTATGCTTCTCTTCTGGAGCTTCCTTTCTGATGTTCTAATATATCCCACATGCTGCCGCTATCCTTTATGTTCTGTTTATCATAGCtaggattttgattcttaaagTTTTGACCTTATTAATGTCAATCAAATCTCTGAGACTCCATTTGTTTCAGAAGAATATTTAACaggaattttttgaaagaaattgTATAGTCATAAAAATTAAGAAGATTTCTTTCCTTCCTGAAAATTAA from Macadamia integrifolia cultivar HAES 741 chromosome 11, SCU_Mint_v3, whole genome shotgun sequence encodes the following:
- the LOC122093848 gene encoding protein STRUBBELIG-RECEPTOR FAMILY 3-like isoform X1 produces the protein MGYLNWQIYARVFFGFVVILTSSFTRGYTDPRDVSAINSLYASLGYPVLPGWIPNGGDPCTESWQGVLCVNANITKITVNAANLGGVLGDNLGSFASIITIRDLSNNHIGGSIPSNLPITMQEFFLSANNLSGSIPASLATLTQLSAMSLNNNQLTGELPDAFQSLTGLVNLDLSANNLSGKLPPSMGGLSSLTTFHLQNNQLSGTLDVLQDLPLRDLNIENNLFSGPIPEKLLSIPNFKRDGNPFNTSIAPSSQPLPPSQAPLPSGAPSSEVPPGKQANRPPSTEESSPASSPARKNNFFTTKRLVWISIAGVLVFIVFVLGCVFFMGSCHRKREENDVFAMRHEVGAYKGPKERPRDNGSMAQPNNQIDQVLRPVSNEAFVRPKDEHEIAIGRVAAVPKRNYSEETDTKRIGKIPKQKEDRDIDMFLMPPPPPPPPPPPPPPPPPPPPPPPVENVIVKPISPPNTMKGSSPSKNLNLPTSVRSFTIASLQQYTNSFSQENRIGGGMLGNVYRAELPDGKLLAVKKLDNVASMRQIDEEFLELVSSIAKLQHANVVELVGYCSEHGQWLLIYEYCCNGTVHDALHSDDELTRKLSWNARIRVALGAARALEYLHEVCQPPIVHRNFKSTNILLNDELAACVSDCGLARLISSRSVSQLSGHLLSAYGYAAPEFESGVYTFKSDVYSFGVVMLELLTGRKSYDKSRPRGEQYLVRWAIPQLHDIDALSRMVDPSLNGAYPAKSLSRFADIICLCTQQEPEFRPPMSEIVEDLLHMTQRESHSRTSSDN
- the LOC122093848 gene encoding protein STRUBBELIG-RECEPTOR FAMILY 3-like isoform X3: MGYLNWQIYARVFFGFVVILTSSFTRGYTDPRDVSAINSLYASLGYPVLPGWIPNGGDPCTESWQGVLCVNANITKITVNAANLGGVLGDNLGSFASIITIRDLSNNHIGGSIPSNLPITMQEFFLSANNLSGSIPASLATLTQLSAMSLNNNQLTGELPDAFQSLTGLVNLDLSANNLSGKLPPSMGGLSSLTTFHLQNNQLSGTLDVLQDLPLRDLNIENNLFSGPIPEKLLSIPNFKRDGNPFNTSIAPSSQPLPPSQAPLPSGAPSSEVPPGKQANRPPSTEESSPASSPARKNNFFTTKRLVWISIAGVLVFIVFVLGCVFFMGSCHRKREENDVFAMRHEVGAYKGPKERPRDNGSMAQPNNQIDQVSNEAFVRPKDEHEIAIGRVAAVPKRNYSEETDTKRIGKIPKQKEDRDIDMFLMPPPPPPPPPPPPPPPPPPPPPPPVENVIVKPISPPNTMKGSSPSKNLNLPTSVRSFTIASLQQYTNSFSQENRIGGGMLGNVYRAELPDGKLLAVKKLDNVASMRQIDEEFLELVSSIAKLQHANVVELVGYCSEHGQWLLIYEYCCNGTVHDALHSDDELTRKLSWNARIRVALGAARALEYLHEVCQPPIVHRNFKSTNILLNDELAACVSDCGLARLISSRSVSQLSGHLLSAYGYAAPEFESGVYTFKSDVYSFGVVMLELLTGRKSYDKSRPRGEQYLVRWAIPQLHDIDALSRMVDPSLNGAYPAKSLSRFADIICLCTQQEPEFRPPMSEIVEDLLHMTQRESHSRTSSDN
- the LOC122093848 gene encoding protein STRUBBELIG-RECEPTOR FAMILY 3-like isoform X2 codes for the protein MGYLNWQIYARVFFGFVVILTSSFTRGYTDPRDVSAINSLYASLGYPVLPGWIPNGGDPCTESWQGVLCVNANITKITVNAANLGGVLGDNLGSFASIITIDLSNNHIGGSIPSNLPITMQEFFLSANNLSGSIPASLATLTQLSAMSLNNNQLTGELPDAFQSLTGLVNLDLSANNLSGKLPPSMGGLSSLTTFHLQNNQLSGTLDVLQDLPLRDLNIENNLFSGPIPEKLLSIPNFKRDGNPFNTSIAPSSQPLPPSQAPLPSGAPSSEVPPGKQANRPPSTEESSPASSPARKNNFFTTKRLVWISIAGVLVFIVFVLGCVFFMGSCHRKREENDVFAMRHEVGAYKGPKERPRDNGSMAQPNNQIDQVLRPVSNEAFVRPKDEHEIAIGRVAAVPKRNYSEETDTKRIGKIPKQKEDRDIDMFLMPPPPPPPPPPPPPPPPPPPPPPPVENVIVKPISPPNTMKGSSPSKNLNLPTSVRSFTIASLQQYTNSFSQENRIGGGMLGNVYRAELPDGKLLAVKKLDNVASMRQIDEEFLELVSSIAKLQHANVVELVGYCSEHGQWLLIYEYCCNGTVHDALHSDDELTRKLSWNARIRVALGAARALEYLHEVCQPPIVHRNFKSTNILLNDELAACVSDCGLARLISSRSVSQLSGHLLSAYGYAAPEFESGVYTFKSDVYSFGVVMLELLTGRKSYDKSRPRGEQYLVRWAIPQLHDIDALSRMVDPSLNGAYPAKSLSRFADIICLCTQQEPEFRPPMSEIVEDLLHMTQRESHSRTSSDN
- the LOC122093848 gene encoding protein STRUBBELIG-RECEPTOR FAMILY 3-like isoform X4, encoding MGYLNWQIYARVFFGFVVILTSSFTRGYTDPRDVSAINSLYASLGYPVLPGWIPNGGDPCTESWQGVLCVNANITKITVNAANLGGVLGDNLGSFASIITIDLSNNHIGGSIPSNLPITMQEFFLSANNLSGSIPASLATLTQLSAMSLNNNQLTGELPDAFQSLTGLVNLDLSANNLSGKLPPSMGGLSSLTTFHLQNNQLSGTLDVLQDLPLRDLNIENNLFSGPIPEKLLSIPNFKRDGNPFNTSIAPSSQPLPPSQAPLPSGAPSSEVPPGKQANRPPSTEESSPASSPARKNNFFTTKRLVWISIAGVLVFIVFVLGCVFFMGSCHRKREENDVFAMRHEVGAYKGPKERPRDNGSMAQPNNQIDQVSNEAFVRPKDEHEIAIGRVAAVPKRNYSEETDTKRIGKIPKQKEDRDIDMFLMPPPPPPPPPPPPPPPPPPPPPPPVENVIVKPISPPNTMKGSSPSKNLNLPTSVRSFTIASLQQYTNSFSQENRIGGGMLGNVYRAELPDGKLLAVKKLDNVASMRQIDEEFLELVSSIAKLQHANVVELVGYCSEHGQWLLIYEYCCNGTVHDALHSDDELTRKLSWNARIRVALGAARALEYLHEVCQPPIVHRNFKSTNILLNDELAACVSDCGLARLISSRSVSQLSGHLLSAYGYAAPEFESGVYTFKSDVYSFGVVMLELLTGRKSYDKSRPRGEQYLVRWAIPQLHDIDALSRMVDPSLNGAYPAKSLSRFADIICLCTQQEPEFRPPMSEIVEDLLHMTQRESHSRTSSDN